Proteins from a genomic interval of Leifsonia shinshuensis:
- a CDS encoding ABC transporter ATP-binding protein, whose product MTDDRAAAVELEHLEVAYGGAVALRDLSLRIAEGETVALLGPSGSGKSTALKAIAGFEPVSAGSIRLAGRDVTALPPAKRGIGIVVQSYALFPHMRVGDNVAFGLAARRVPRRERTERVAAALAMVGMSDFADRYPGQLSGGQQQRVAIARALAPRPRVLLLDEPLSALDARLRESMLEELQALRSELPDIAMLYVTHDQSEALALADRIGIMRDGALVDLGAAEELYTRPPSAFTATFLGGANILEATVAASGSSSECVELLLGDDRLAGRSASRRAVGERVLVSVRPHAIALAAPGAEGAIPAVIESAVWRGSAHHVRARLSGGAAVTVVAPLTADRPHAGDAVSLLIRREDVHLLEEKPSAARPAAAAEPAEAAA is encoded by the coding sequence ATGACCGATGACCGCGCGGCGGCGGTCGAGCTGGAGCACCTGGAGGTCGCCTACGGCGGCGCCGTGGCCCTGCGCGACCTGAGCCTGCGGATCGCCGAGGGCGAGACCGTCGCCCTGCTGGGGCCGAGCGGCTCGGGGAAGTCGACGGCGCTCAAGGCGATCGCCGGGTTCGAACCGGTGTCCGCCGGCTCGATCCGGCTCGCCGGACGCGACGTGACCGCCCTGCCGCCCGCCAAGCGCGGCATCGGCATCGTCGTCCAGTCCTACGCGCTCTTCCCGCACATGCGGGTCGGCGACAACGTCGCCTTCGGGCTCGCGGCGCGGCGGGTGCCGCGCCGCGAGCGCACCGAGCGGGTGGCGGCGGCGCTCGCGATGGTTGGGATGTCCGACTTCGCCGACCGCTACCCCGGACAGCTCTCGGGCGGCCAGCAGCAGCGCGTCGCGATCGCCCGCGCCCTGGCGCCGCGGCCGCGCGTCCTGCTCCTGGACGAACCCCTCTCCGCGCTCGACGCCCGCCTCCGCGAGTCGATGCTGGAGGAGCTCCAGGCGCTGCGGAGCGAGCTGCCGGACATCGCCATGCTCTACGTGACCCACGACCAGTCGGAGGCCCTGGCGCTGGCCGACCGGATCGGGATCATGCGCGACGGCGCCCTGGTCGACCTCGGCGCCGCGGAGGAGCTGTACACGCGGCCGCCGTCGGCCTTCACCGCCACGTTCCTCGGCGGCGCGAACATCCTCGAGGCGACGGTCGCCGCCTCGGGGTCCTCCAGCGAGTGCGTCGAGTTGCTGCTCGGCGACGACCGGCTGGCCGGGCGCTCGGCCTCCCGGCGCGCGGTCGGCGAGCGCGTGCTCGTCAGCGTCCGCCCGCACGCGATCGCTCTCGCCGCCCCGGGCGCGGAGGGCGCGATCCCCGCCGTGATCGAGTCGGCGGTCTGGCGCGGCTCGGCCCACCACGTGCGCGCCCGGCTCTCCGGCGGCGCCGCCGTCACCGTCGTCGCGCCGCTGACCGCGGACCGCCCGCACGCGGGCGACGCGGTGTCGCTGCTGATCCGGCGGGAGGACGTGCACCTGCTCGAGGAGAAGCCCTCCGCCGCGCGGCCGGCCGCCGCGGCCGAGCCTGCGGAGGCGGCGGCATGA
- a CDS encoding 2-aminoethylphosphonate ABC transporter permease subunit, with the protein MIVQPALPVRLGRAPRSRRAAGRPAASRGWLWTAAPAALLALFVLLPLAEIVVQSFLDDDGHPVGLSGWAAMLGSPSLWRSLGTTLGVAAASTAGCLVVGAFLAFVLVFVPFRGSAVVRRAIETVVSFPSFLIPLAFVVLYGNAGVLHALLGPAAGRFSFTNSVAGVVVAEITFYTPFIVAPLIAAFSGVSADQLNVAGSLGAGPLRIIRTIVLPEAAPALGAASMLTFLLTMNEFGIVLFTGAKDVLTLPMQIYTSSIVSFDFSGAAIMAVVQVVLSVGLYLLYRWAAARWTGGAAPAGRGRRA; encoded by the coding sequence ATGATCGTGCAGCCGGCCCTCCCCGTCCGCCTCGGGCGCGCCCCGCGGAGCCGCCGTGCGGCAGGCCGTCCCGCGGCGTCCCGCGGCTGGCTCTGGACCGCGGCGCCCGCCGCGCTGCTGGCGCTGTTCGTCCTCCTCCCGCTCGCCGAGATCGTGGTGCAGTCGTTCCTGGACGACGACGGGCATCCGGTCGGGCTGTCCGGCTGGGCGGCCATGCTCGGCAGTCCGTCGCTCTGGAGGTCGCTCGGCACCACGCTCGGCGTGGCCGCCGCCTCGACCGCGGGCTGCCTGGTGGTCGGCGCCTTCCTGGCGTTCGTGCTGGTCTTCGTCCCGTTCCGCGGCTCGGCGGTCGTCCGCCGCGCCATCGAGACCGTCGTCTCGTTCCCGTCGTTCCTCATCCCGCTGGCGTTCGTGGTGCTCTACGGCAACGCGGGGGTGCTGCACGCGCTGCTCGGTCCCGCCGCCGGCCGGTTCTCGTTCACCAACAGCGTCGCGGGGGTGGTCGTGGCGGAGATCACCTTCTACACGCCGTTCATCGTCGCGCCGCTGATCGCCGCGTTCTCCGGCGTCTCCGCCGACCAGCTCAACGTCGCGGGCAGCCTCGGCGCGGGACCGCTGCGGATCATCCGCACGATCGTGCTCCCGGAGGCCGCTCCCGCTCTCGGGGCGGCCTCGATGCTCACCTTCCTGCTCACCATGAACGAGTTCGGCATCGTGCTGTTCACCGGGGCGAAGGATGTGCTGACCCTGCCGATGCAGATCTACACCAGCAGCATCGTCAGCTTCGACTTCAGCGGCGCGGCCATCATGGCCGTCGTCCAGGTCGTGCTCTCCGTGGGCCTCTATCTGCTGTACCGCTGGGCCGCGGCGCGGTGGACCGGCGGCGCTGCGCCGGCCGGACGGGGGCGCCGGGCATGA
- a CDS encoding 2-aminoethylphosphonate ABC transporter substrate-binding protein has translation MRKNTIRIGVAGALAAAAMLALAGCSGTATADSSASAGSGSKTVTIYSADGLGDWYKKQFAAFTAKTGIAVQYVEAGSGEVVSRALKEKSNPQADVLVTLPPFIQQAQAKGLLQKTSADLSAIPAKEKDAGGEYVSLVENYASMIRGTAASPKPDAWSDLLDPSYQGKIQYSTPGQAGDGTAMLLLLEHTMGQKAALDYLGKLQKNNVGPSSSTGALGPKVSKGELVVANSDLQMAEQSIAADKSAFEVFFPKGADGKRATVALPYAMGLAAGAPDKANGDKLIAFLLSKDVQQTVSGDAFGFPVRSDVTPTDANYQTLKTALDGVELWQPDWSSVLGSLDSTVSAYKSATGQ, from the coding sequence ATGCGAAAGAACACGATCCGAATCGGCGTCGCCGGCGCCCTCGCCGCGGCCGCGATGCTCGCGCTGGCCGGCTGCTCCGGCACCGCCACCGCCGACTCCAGCGCCTCCGCGGGCTCCGGCTCGAAGACCGTCACCATCTACAGCGCCGACGGCCTCGGCGACTGGTACAAGAAGCAGTTCGCCGCCTTCACGGCGAAGACCGGGATCGCCGTCCAGTACGTCGAGGCAGGCTCGGGCGAGGTCGTCTCGCGCGCGCTCAAGGAGAAGTCGAACCCGCAGGCCGACGTGCTGGTCACCCTCCCGCCGTTCATCCAGCAGGCCCAGGCCAAGGGCCTCCTGCAGAAGACCTCGGCCGACCTGTCCGCCATCCCGGCGAAGGAGAAGGACGCGGGCGGCGAGTACGTCTCGCTGGTCGAGAACTACGCCAGCATGATCCGCGGCACCGCGGCGAGCCCGAAGCCGGACGCCTGGAGCGACCTGCTCGACCCCTCCTACCAGGGCAAGATCCAGTACTCCACGCCCGGCCAGGCCGGCGACGGCACCGCGATGCTGCTCCTGCTGGAGCACACCATGGGCCAGAAGGCCGCGCTCGATTACCTCGGCAAGCTGCAGAAGAACAACGTCGGCCCCAGCTCCTCCACCGGCGCGCTCGGCCCGAAGGTGTCGAAGGGCGAGCTCGTCGTCGCCAACAGCGACCTGCAGATGGCGGAGCAGTCCATCGCCGCGGACAAGTCGGCCTTCGAGGTCTTCTTCCCCAAGGGCGCCGACGGGAAGCGCGCGACCGTCGCCCTCCCCTATGCGATGGGCCTGGCGGCCGGCGCCCCGGACAAGGCGAACGGCGACAAGCTGATCGCCTTCCTCCTCTCCAAGGACGTGCAGCAGACCGTCTCCGGCGACGCGTTCGGCTTCCCGGTCCGCTCCGACGTCACGCCGACCGACGCCAACTACCAGACGCTGAAGACGGCCCTCGACGGCGTCGAGCTCTGGCAGCCGGACTGGTCCTCGGTCCTCGGCTCGCTCGACAGCACCGTGTCGGCGTACAAGTCCGCGACCGGTCAGTGA
- a CDS encoding AAA family ATPase — protein MALNLPLSPHLSVRLDPDATGELLVDGSPEWFSEATTERLREVVLDRVGEIAAQAGHPVQLTVSDEEGDWLLVVHPDGSIGDEEELAAQSMAEPVPFSDAREGARHPRPATFNDLVGSVGRDPKPGAAPFTDLLGSPTATTPVPLPAAQPESAAAGEPAARPEPAAQPEPAAEAAPRPTPAKPVSTSPVTPPEPVELVPRAPERTSFLHVEKPRPDLARSGFRGALSRAGIPMSPSAAELKEREELEAVSRHWAGPRTIAIVNGKGGANKTPTTALLSAVFARNGGSGVLAWDNNETRGTLGWRTEQDEHDATLQSLLPAADQLLSAEARSADIGHFVHHQNADKYDVLRSNPTMLATQQRISSADFDRLHQVATKFYRLVIIDSGNDESAERWLRMIDHTDQLVIATTALGEHAEAGALLLEALMQRDAQSARLARDAVVIVSQSERTGPESNVSRVAKGFEPLARRAVTIPFDPEMHGGRLAFDTLAPRTRRAWLHAAAAVAEGL, from the coding sequence GTGGCCCTCAACCTGCCCCTGTCCCCGCACCTCAGCGTGCGCCTCGACCCCGACGCGACCGGCGAACTGCTGGTCGACGGATCGCCCGAGTGGTTCTCCGAGGCGACCACTGAGCGGTTGCGCGAGGTCGTCCTCGACCGCGTCGGCGAGATCGCCGCGCAGGCCGGGCACCCTGTGCAGTTGACGGTCTCCGACGAGGAGGGCGACTGGCTGCTGGTCGTGCACCCGGACGGCTCGATCGGCGACGAGGAGGAGCTCGCCGCACAGAGCATGGCCGAACCGGTGCCGTTCTCCGACGCGCGGGAGGGTGCGCGGCATCCCCGGCCTGCGACGTTCAACGACCTGGTCGGCTCGGTCGGGCGCGACCCGAAGCCGGGCGCCGCGCCGTTCACCGACCTGCTCGGCTCGCCCACCGCGACGACGCCGGTGCCGCTGCCGGCGGCGCAGCCCGAGTCGGCGGCGGCGGGCGAGCCGGCGGCGCGGCCCGAGCCGGCGGCGCAGCCCGAGCCGGCGGCGGAGGCGGCGCCACGCCCCACTCCGGCCAAGCCCGTGAGCACTTCCCCCGTCACCCCGCCCGAGCCGGTCGAGCTGGTGCCGCGGGCGCCCGAACGCACGTCGTTCCTGCACGTGGAGAAGCCGCGCCCCGACCTGGCGCGCTCCGGTTTCCGCGGCGCGCTCTCGCGTGCGGGCATCCCGATGTCGCCGTCCGCCGCGGAGCTGAAGGAGCGCGAGGAGCTCGAAGCCGTCAGCCGGCACTGGGCCGGCCCGCGCACCATCGCGATCGTGAACGGGAAGGGCGGCGCGAACAAGACGCCCACCACCGCGCTGCTGTCGGCGGTGTTCGCCCGCAACGGCGGCTCCGGGGTTCTCGCCTGGGACAACAACGAGACCCGTGGGACGCTCGGCTGGCGAACGGAGCAGGACGAGCACGACGCCACGCTGCAGTCGCTGCTCCCCGCCGCCGACCAACTGCTGTCGGCGGAGGCCCGCAGCGCCGACATCGGCCACTTCGTCCACCACCAGAACGCGGACAAGTACGACGTGTTGCGCTCCAACCCGACCATGCTGGCGACCCAGCAGCGCATCTCGAGCGCGGACTTCGACCGCCTCCACCAGGTGGCGACGAAGTTCTACCGCCTCGTGATCATCGACAGCGGCAACGACGAGTCGGCGGAGCGCTGGCTCCGCATGATCGACCACACCGACCAGCTCGTCATCGCGACGACAGCGCTGGGCGAGCACGCGGAGGCGGGAGCGCTGCTGCTGGAGGCGCTGATGCAGCGCGACGCCCAGTCGGCCCGGCTGGCGCGCGACGCGGTGGTGATCGTCTCCCAGTCGGAGCGCACCGGCCCCGAGTCGAACGTGAGCCGCGTCGCCAAGGGCTTCGAGCCGCTGGCGCGCCGCGCGGTGACCATCCCGTTCGACCCGGAGATGCACGGCGGCCGGCTCGCGTTCGACACGCTCGCGCCGCGCACGCGGCGGGCGTGGCTGCACGCGGCGGCGGCGGTGGCGGAGGGGCTGTAG
- a CDS encoding VOC family protein — MTFASVRFPTDDVPGLVAFYEQALGITAQWANDQFAELVTSRGTIAISATALTDRFAAASVAPRSNAGLMLEFLVDDVDADRDRIAELAGGLVMEPTTLPWGNRSMLFRDPDGTLINFFTPVTPEAAARFGGR, encoded by the coding sequence ATGACCTTCGCATCCGTCCGCTTCCCCACCGACGACGTCCCCGGACTGGTCGCCTTCTACGAGCAGGCGCTCGGCATCACGGCGCAGTGGGCGAACGACCAGTTCGCCGAGCTGGTGACGAGCCGCGGCACGATCGCGATCAGCGCCACCGCCCTCACCGACCGCTTCGCCGCCGCCTCGGTCGCCCCGCGCTCGAACGCGGGCCTGATGCTGGAGTTCCTGGTCGACGACGTCGACGCCGACCGCGACCGCATCGCGGAGCTCGCGGGCGGCCTGGTGATGGAGCCGACCACGCTGCCCTGGGGCAACCGCTCGATGCTGTTCCGCGACCCGGACGGGACGTTGATCAACTTCTTCACCCCGGTGACGCCGGAGGCGGCGGCGCGGTTCGGGGGGAGGTAG
- a CDS encoding ABC transporter permease, whose amino-acid sequence MIVFSARAKTVLWTVFGLVFALLVVLPLAVIAVAAFAGSWNGVLPSALSLDHVRDALAGDNLSSLRVSVETAVIASVLAVAVGAWAAIAVRSAPRPVARTVDVLFHLPVSVPSVVVGLGLLIAFSKPPLLLNGTAALVVLAQAILVLSFSYSTVSAAVLRLDPQQERVASSLGASRARVLLRVVLPALLPAIGAAAGLAVALCMGELGATIMVYPASWRTLPVSIFTASDRGDLYFAAASALLLIAVTFVAVAVTGVLTRRRRAR is encoded by the coding sequence ATGATCGTCTTCTCGGCCCGCGCCAAGACCGTGCTCTGGACGGTCTTCGGCCTGGTCTTCGCCCTCCTGGTGGTGCTGCCGCTCGCCGTCATCGCCGTCGCGGCGTTCGCCGGATCGTGGAACGGTGTGCTGCCGTCCGCGCTCAGCCTCGACCACGTCCGCGACGCCCTCGCCGGCGACAACCTCAGCAGCCTCCGCGTCAGCGTGGAGACCGCCGTGATCGCCAGCGTCCTCGCCGTCGCCGTCGGCGCCTGGGCCGCGATCGCCGTCCGCTCCGCGCCTCGGCCGGTCGCCCGGACGGTCGACGTGCTCTTCCATCTTCCGGTCTCCGTGCCGTCGGTCGTGGTCGGCCTCGGACTTCTCATCGCGTTCAGCAAGCCGCCGCTCCTGCTGAACGGCACGGCCGCGCTGGTGGTGCTGGCGCAGGCGATCCTCGTGCTGTCGTTCTCCTACAGCACGGTGTCGGCCGCGGTGCTCCGGCTGGACCCGCAGCAGGAGCGGGTCGCGTCCAGCCTCGGCGCCTCCCGCGCACGCGTGCTGCTGCGCGTCGTGCTGCCCGCGCTGCTGCCGGCGATCGGCGCCGCCGCCGGCCTCGCCGTCGCCCTGTGCATGGGCGAGCTCGGCGCGACGATCATGGTCTACCCGGCGTCGTGGCGCACACTCCCGGTCTCGATCTTCACGGCCTCCGACCGCGGCGACCTGTACTTCGCGGCGGCGAGCGCGCTCCTGCTGATCGCGGTCACGTTCGTCGCCGTCGCGGTGACTGGCGTGCTCACCCGCCGGCGCCGCGCGCGCTGA
- a CDS encoding MarR family winged helix-turn-helix transcriptional regulator, with product MPEQNIHGPRDFGDRLTYLVRRIDGALAQRLDQRLRDYGLTPAQLSALAQLDIEHPGTLTGAQLADRSGVTAQSMSAAIARLLERGLVHRTQSTVHGRRLDVSLTPAGAELLRTVQHDTLDAEAAVDFGLDDAELDRLKQTLRRVARALGVFLPAEQGDPAAPPQR from the coding sequence ATGCCCGAGCAGAACATCCACGGTCCGCGCGACTTCGGCGACCGGCTGACCTATCTCGTCCGGCGCATCGACGGCGCGCTCGCCCAGCGCCTCGACCAGCGGCTGCGCGACTACGGACTCACGCCCGCGCAGCTCTCCGCCCTCGCGCAGCTCGACATCGAGCACCCCGGCACCCTCACCGGCGCGCAGCTCGCCGACCGTTCCGGCGTCACGGCGCAGTCCATGTCCGCGGCAATCGCGCGCCTGCTGGAGCGCGGCCTGGTCCACCGCACGCAGAGCACCGTGCACGGGAGGCGGCTGGACGTCTCGCTCACGCCGGCCGGAGCCGAGCTGCTCCGGACGGTCCAGCACGACACGCTCGACGCGGAGGCCGCCGTCGACTTCGGGCTGGACGACGCCGAGCTCGACCGGCTCAAGCAGACCCTGCGGCGGGTCGCCCGCGCGCTCGGCG